In the Mycolicibacterium thermoresistibile genome, one interval contains:
- a CDS encoding 5-formyltetrahydrofolate cyclo-ligase: protein METSSTERQEAKQQLRRRLLAARRAVTAEVRAEEAAALARHVRRLVHADETVCAYVPVGAEPGSLELVEALHAVAARVLLPVVRHDEDGAPAPLQWAEYRRDNLVRADYGLLEPAPPWLAADSVADAAVILVPALAVDRTGVRLGRGAGFYDRTLPSAAASALLVAVVRDDELVERLPAEPHDVVMTHALTPRRGLVPLSRDDSPARPGPRSAE, encoded by the coding sequence GTGGAGACGTCATCGACGGAACGGCAGGAGGCGAAGCAACAGCTGCGCCGCCGGTTGCTCGCTGCCCGCCGAGCGGTGACCGCCGAGGTGCGCGCCGAGGAGGCCGCTGCGCTGGCCCGCCATGTCCGGCGGCTGGTTCACGCCGATGAGACGGTCTGCGCCTACGTGCCCGTCGGCGCCGAACCCGGATCGCTGGAGTTGGTCGAGGCCCTGCATGCCGTCGCAGCCCGGGTGCTGCTTCCGGTGGTCCGGCACGACGAGGACGGGGCGCCGGCGCCGCTGCAGTGGGCGGAGTACCGTCGCGACAATCTGGTCCGCGCGGACTACGGTCTGCTCGAACCGGCGCCGCCGTGGCTGGCGGCGGACTCGGTGGCCGATGCGGCGGTCATCCTGGTGCCCGCGCTGGCCGTCGACCGGACCGGGGTGCGGCTGGGCCGGGGCGCCGGCTTCTATGACCGCACGTTGCCGTCGGCGGCCGCCTCGGCGCTGTTGGTGGCGGTGGTACGCGACGACGAACTCGTCGAGCGTCTCCCCGCCGAACCCCACGATGTGGTGATGACCCACGCCCTGACCCCGCGACGCGGGCTGGTCCCGCTGAGCAGGGATGATTCCCCGGCCCGGCCGGGACCCCGCTCGGCGGAATGA
- a CDS encoding GNAT family N-acetyltransferase, whose amino-acid sequence MNLFRSSAAHPGWPIPAGPLRVKAGVIGLRPIRMRDAAVWSRLRLADRAHLEPWEPATGMDWETRHAISSWPSICSGLRAEARKGRLLPYVIELDGRFVGQLTIGNVTHGALRSAWIGYWVASAVTGGGVATGALALGVDHCFSRVGLHRVEATVRPENAASRAVLAKVGFREEGLLRRYLDVDGAWRDHLLVAITVEELTSGSATAALVKHGRAEWV is encoded by the coding sequence GTGAACCTGTTCAGATCCAGTGCGGCGCATCCGGGGTGGCCGATCCCGGCGGGACCGCTGCGTGTGAAGGCCGGCGTGATCGGGCTGCGTCCGATCCGGATGCGTGACGCCGCGGTGTGGAGCCGGCTCCGGCTGGCCGACCGGGCGCATCTGGAGCCGTGGGAGCCCGCGACCGGGATGGATTGGGAAACGCGCCATGCGATCTCGTCGTGGCCGTCGATCTGCTCCGGTCTGCGGGCGGAGGCCCGTAAGGGCCGGTTGCTGCCGTATGTGATCGAACTCGACGGGCGGTTCGTCGGCCAGTTGACGATCGGCAACGTCACCCACGGGGCGCTGCGCTCGGCGTGGATCGGGTACTGGGTGGCCAGCGCGGTCACCGGTGGCGGGGTGGCGACCGGTGCGTTGGCGCTGGGGGTCGATCACTGCTTCAGCCGGGTGGGCCTGCACCGGGTGGAGGCGACCGTGCGGCCGGAGAACGCCGCCAGCCGGGCGGTGCTCGCCAAGGTCGGCTTCCGCGAGGAGGGGCTGCTGCGGCGCTACCTCGACGTCGACGGCGCCTGGCGCGATCACCTGCTGGTGGCGATCACCGTCGAGGAACTCACCTCGGGCAGTGCGACCGCCGCACTGGTGAAGCACGGCCGCGCCGAGTGGGTGTGA
- a CDS encoding FmdB family zinc ribbon protein — protein sequence MPTYSYACTECGDRFDAVQAFTDDALTTCKKCSGRLRKIFGNVGVVFKGSGFYRNDSRADSSSSAKSSSGSSSSSSSAESGSSSSSNGGSKSSDSSSSSSAPAAAASS from the coding sequence GTGCCTACCTATTCCTATGCGTGCACCGAGTGCGGCGACCGGTTCGACGCGGTGCAGGCGTTCACCGATGACGCGTTGACGACGTGCAAGAAGTGCTCCGGCCGGCTGCGGAAGATTTTCGGCAACGTCGGGGTGGTGTTCAAGGGCAGCGGTTTCTACCGCAACGACAGCCGTGCGGACAGCTCGTCGAGCGCCAAGAGCTCGTCCGGCTCGTCGAGTTCGTCGAGCTCTGCGGAGTCCGGCTCGTCGAGCTCGTCGAACGGGGGCTCCAAGTCGAGCGACTCGTCCAGCTCGTCATCCGCTCCGGCCGCGGCCGCCTCGAGCTGA
- the glp gene encoding molybdotransferase-like divisome protein Glp, translated as MRSVEEQQARVAAAAVAPRPVRVAIAEAQGLMCAEEVVTERPLPGFDQAAIDGYAVRSVDVLGVGGGPDGEEGPDRQVSLPVMATIEAGSRTPTRLQPKQAARIQTGAPMPTLADAVLPLRWTDGGEKRVRVLRGVRSGAYVRRTGDDVQPGDVAVRAGTIIGPAQVGLLAAVGRERVLVHPRPRLSVMSVGGELVDISRTPGNGQVYDVNSYALAAAGRDAGAEVNRVGILDPDPKELREVIEGQVNRSEVVVIAGGVGGAATEPVRRVLSELGEMEVTRIAMHPGSVQGFGQLGRDGVPVFLLPANPVSALVVFEVMVRPLIRMALGRRHPMRRIVKARTLSPIVSVPGRKGFLRGQLMRDHETGEYLVQTLGGASGASSHLLATLAEANCLVIVPAETEEVRTGEIVDVAFLAQRG; from the coding sequence GTGCGTTCGGTGGAGGAGCAGCAGGCTCGAGTAGCTGCCGCAGCGGTGGCGCCCCGCCCGGTCCGGGTCGCCATCGCCGAAGCTCAGGGCTTGATGTGCGCCGAAGAAGTCGTCACCGAGCGTCCGCTACCCGGATTCGACCAGGCCGCGATCGACGGTTACGCGGTCCGCAGTGTCGATGTGCTCGGGGTGGGCGGCGGCCCGGACGGTGAAGAGGGTCCGGACAGGCAGGTCAGCCTGCCCGTGATGGCCACGATCGAGGCCGGGTCGCGTACCCCGACGCGGCTGCAGCCGAAGCAGGCGGCGCGGATCCAGACCGGCGCCCCGATGCCCACCCTCGCCGATGCCGTGCTGCCGCTGCGCTGGACCGACGGCGGTGAGAAGCGGGTGCGGGTGCTGCGCGGGGTGCGGTCGGGCGCCTACGTCCGGCGCACCGGTGACGACGTGCAGCCGGGTGATGTCGCGGTGCGCGCCGGCACCATCATCGGCCCGGCGCAGGTGGGTCTGCTCGCCGCGGTGGGCCGGGAACGGGTGCTGGTGCACCCCCGGCCCCGGCTCTCGGTGATGTCGGTCGGCGGGGAACTGGTCGACATCTCCCGAACCCCGGGCAACGGTCAGGTCTACGACGTCAACTCCTACGCGCTGGCGGCGGCCGGGCGCGACGCCGGCGCCGAGGTGAACCGGGTCGGCATCCTCGACCCCGACCCCAAGGAACTGCGCGAGGTCATCGAGGGTCAGGTCAACCGGTCCGAGGTGGTGGTGATCGCCGGCGGGGTGGGCGGCGCGGCGACCGAACCGGTCCGCCGGGTGCTGTCCGAACTCGGCGAGATGGAGGTGACCCGCATCGCCATGCACCCCGGATCGGTCCAGGGCTTCGGACAACTCGGCCGCGACGGGGTGCCGGTGTTCCTGTTGCCGGCCAACCCGGTGAGCGCCCTGGTGGTGTTCGAGGTGATGGTCCGGCCGTTGATCCGGATGGCGCTGGGCAGACGTCATCCGATGCGGCGCATCGTCAAGGCGCGCACGTTGTCGCCGATCGTCTCGGTGCCCGGGCGCAAGGGTTTCCTGCGGGGTCAGCTCATGCGTGACCACGAGACCGGGGAGTACCTGGTGCAGACGCTCGGCGGCGCGTCCGGCGCGTCGTCGCATCTGCTGGCCACCCTGGCGGAGGCCAACTGTCTGGTGATCGTGCCCGCCGAGACCGAGGAGGTCCGTACCGGCGAGATCGTCGACGTCGCTTTCCTGGCTCAGCGTGGCTGA
- a CDS encoding UTP--glucose-1-phosphate uridylyltransferase, translating to MSESRAPVPRTAVVPAAGLGTRFLPVTKTVPKELLPVVDTPGIELVAEEAAEAGAQRLIIITSEGKDSVVAHFVQDLVLEGVLEARGKKTMLEKVRRAPELIRVESVIQQEPLGLGHAVSCVESSLEPDEDAIAVLLPDDLVLPTGILETMSRVRAKRGGSVLCAIEVPGDEISAYGVFDVEPVPDSTNPDVLRVKGMVEKPKPEDAPSPYAAAGRYVLDRAIFDALRRVPRGAGGEIQLTDAIALLIEEGHPVHAVVHRGTRHDLGNPGGYLKAAVDFALERDDYGPDLREWLLERLGLT from the coding sequence ATGAGTGAGTCTCGGGCCCCCGTTCCCCGCACCGCCGTCGTCCCCGCCGCCGGGCTGGGGACGCGGTTCCTGCCGGTCACCAAGACCGTGCCCAAAGAACTCCTGCCGGTGGTGGACACTCCGGGCATCGAGCTGGTGGCCGAGGAGGCCGCCGAAGCCGGCGCCCAGCGGCTGATCATCATCACCTCGGAAGGCAAGGACAGCGTGGTCGCCCACTTCGTCCAGGACCTCGTCCTGGAGGGCGTCCTGGAGGCCCGCGGCAAGAAGACGATGCTGGAAAAGGTCCGCCGCGCACCGGAACTGATCCGGGTCGAGTCGGTGATCCAGCAGGAGCCCCTCGGCCTGGGCCATGCGGTCAGCTGCGTCGAGTCGTCCCTGGAGCCCGACGAGGACGCGATCGCGGTGCTGCTGCCCGACGACCTGGTTTTGCCGACCGGCATCCTGGAGACCATGTCGCGGGTGCGCGCCAAGCGCGGCGGTTCGGTGCTGTGCGCGATCGAGGTGCCGGGCGACGAGATCAGCGCCTACGGCGTTTTCGACGTCGAACCGGTGCCCGACTCCACGAATCCGGACGTGCTGCGGGTCAAGGGCATGGTGGAGAAGCCCAAACCCGAGGACGCGCCGTCCCCGTACGCCGCGGCCGGCCGCTATGTGCTCGACCGCGCGATCTTCGACGCGTTGCGCCGGGTGCCGCGCGGCGCCGGCGGCGAGATCCAGCTGACCGACGCGATCGCGCTGCTCATCGAGGAGGGACACCCGGTGCATGCGGTCGTGCACCGCGGAACCCGACACGACCTGGGAAATCCTGGCGGGTACCTGAAGGCTGCGGTTGACTTTGCGTTGGAGCGCGACGATTACGGACCCGACCTGCGCGAGTGGCTGCTGGAGCGGCTGGGCCTGACCTGA
- a CDS encoding helix-turn-helix domain-containing protein, whose product MPRTDENGRQFRTLLEYLLDGRVDTSAICDALGISSSTYYRRIKEDDFPNADELRKVADRFELSYPDLMVRFGLMTRAELEEYLQQTDSPPAAVAPIALTPRMRRRKYHTA is encoded by the coding sequence GTGCCACGTACAGACGAGAACGGCCGCCAGTTCCGTACTTTGCTGGAATACCTGTTGGACGGCCGTGTCGACACCAGCGCGATCTGTGACGCGCTGGGCATCTCCAGCAGCACGTACTACCGGCGGATCAAGGAAGACGACTTCCCGAACGCCGACGAGCTGCGCAAAGTGGCCGACCGTTTCGAGCTCAGCTATCCCGATCTGATGGTGCGGTTCGGACTGATGACGCGTGCGGAGCTCGAAGAGTATCTGCAACAGACCGATTCTCCGCCCGCGGCGGTCGCGCCGATCGCGCTCACCCCGCGCATGCGCCGGCGCAAATACCACACCGCGTGA
- a CDS encoding cytochrome P450, with amino-acid sequence MATTDAGLGLALFDDQFIQNPHPLYARMHREGPVHRIGASDFYAVSSWAAVTEAVARPEDFSSNLTATMMYEPGGEIRPIPIGEVGGPTQALATADEPSHTVHRKLLLPQLAARRIRAYQPFIAETATALWNTGLGDGRIEWMGAMANRLPMMIVARIIGVPDTDVDKLIRWGYAATQVVEGLVTQEKLDDAAAAVLELGGYITDQFRRAADDPQDDLLGDLATACASGDLDDVTALAMMVTLFSAGGESTASLIGSAAWILATRPDIQQRLRDAPDLLGAFLEEVLRYEPPFRGHYRHVLRDTELCGVELPAGSRLLLLWGAANRDPARFADPDEFSLDRADGKAHISFGKGIHFCVGAALARLEARIVLERLLEHTTTITAARTGRWLPSLLVRRLEELHLVCG; translated from the coding sequence ATGGCAACCACCGACGCCGGCCTGGGCCTCGCCCTCTTCGACGATCAGTTCATCCAGAACCCGCATCCGCTGTACGCGCGGATGCACCGGGAGGGGCCGGTCCATCGCATCGGCGCCTCGGACTTCTACGCCGTCAGCAGCTGGGCCGCGGTCACCGAGGCCGTCGCCCGCCCGGAGGACTTCTCGTCCAACCTGACCGCCACGATGATGTACGAACCGGGCGGGGAGATCCGGCCGATCCCGATCGGCGAAGTCGGCGGCCCAACCCAGGCGCTCGCCACCGCCGACGAGCCGTCGCACACCGTCCACCGCAAGCTCCTGTTGCCGCAGTTGGCGGCCAGACGCATCCGCGCATACCAGCCGTTCATCGCCGAGACCGCTACGGCGCTGTGGAACACCGGCCTCGGCGACGGCCGGATCGAGTGGATGGGCGCGATGGCCAACCGGCTGCCGATGATGATCGTCGCCAGGATCATCGGCGTGCCCGACACCGACGTCGACAAGCTCATCCGCTGGGGCTACGCCGCCACCCAGGTCGTCGAGGGCCTGGTGACGCAGGAGAAGCTGGACGACGCCGCGGCCGCGGTGCTCGAACTCGGCGGCTACATCACCGACCAGTTCCGCCGGGCCGCCGACGACCCGCAGGACGATCTGCTGGGAGACCTCGCCACCGCCTGCGCGTCCGGTGACCTCGACGACGTCACCGCCCTGGCGATGATGGTCACCCTGTTCAGCGCCGGCGGCGAGTCCACCGCCTCGCTGATCGGCTCGGCCGCCTGGATTCTCGCCACCCGCCCCGACATCCAGCAGCGCCTGCGCGACGCGCCCGACCTGCTCGGCGCCTTCCTCGAAGAAGTGCTGCGGTACGAGCCCCCGTTCCGCGGCCACTACCGACACGTCCTGCGTGACACCGAGTTGTGCGGTGTCGAACTGCCGGCCGGCTCGCGGCTACTGCTGTTGTGGGGAGCCGCCAACCGGGATCCGGCACGCTTCGCCGACCCGGACGAGTTCAGCCTCGACCGCGCCGACGGCAAGGCGCACATCAGCTTCGGGAAGGGCATCCACTTCTGCGTCGGTGCGGCTCTCGCCCGGCTGGAAGCCCGCATCGTGCTCGAGCGGCTGCTCGAGCACACCACGACGATCACCGCAGCCCGCACCGGCCGCTGGCTGCCCAGCCTGCTGGTCCGGCGCCTCGAGGAGTTGCATCTGGTCTGCGGTTGA
- a CDS encoding TetR/AcrR family transcriptional regulator — protein MARTDWLVGDRHDAAAERIYAAATELVLRRGLDALDVDTLAARVHCSRATVYRYTGGKAKIRDVVLTRLAAGIVETVRRAVDGLHGQDRIVTAITVALEQIRSAPLRRVMLTADNSPDVGELHESPALSRLAAELTGITDDPEAARWIVRVVISMAYWPMADPRLEEQTIRRFVAPAFG, from the coding sequence GTGGCCCGCACCGACTGGCTGGTCGGCGACCGGCATGACGCCGCCGCCGAGCGCATCTATGCGGCCGCGACCGAACTCGTGCTCCGCCGTGGGCTCGACGCCCTCGATGTCGACACCCTGGCCGCCCGGGTGCACTGTTCGCGCGCGACCGTCTACCGCTACACCGGCGGCAAGGCGAAGATCCGCGATGTGGTGCTCACCCGGCTGGCCGCCGGCATCGTCGAGACCGTGCGCAGAGCCGTCGACGGTCTGCACGGTCAGGACCGCATCGTCACCGCGATCACCGTGGCGCTCGAGCAGATCCGGTCCGCGCCGTTGCGGCGGGTGATGCTGACCGCGGACAACTCCCCGGACGTGGGCGAACTGCACGAGTCCCCGGCGCTGAGTCGGCTCGCCGCCGAACTCACCGGGATCACCGACGATCCGGAGGCGGCCCGCTGGATCGTGCGGGTGGTGATATCGATGGCGTACTGGCCGATGGCGGACCCCCGCCTCGAGGAGCAGACGATCCGGCGGTTCGTGGCGCCGGCGTTCGGTTGA
- the sepX gene encoding divisome protein SepX/GlpR, which yields MPSIPQSLLWISLVILWLFVLVPMLISKRDAVRRTSDVALATRVLTDGRNSRLMRRGPAAGHRSDPDWQAFDDQLEDDFDDAFDDREAELPTRRPVVVAASKVSPDADEDEPDYLDVDVIEEDSGALPVGASAAEEPGSDEQRVESAAGVDEVDDVEVDAEAEGEAEAEAAEVQAEGDDPVDDVADDVAEDIAEDVVDDIAEDVADEAVDSRDDSHEGEDGSQEDEAAADQRGGEYEYVDDSSGLEAPADPDSVAADPVTPPRRRRYESKTAAAVAARKYRFRQRMVTTLATAMLVSALVAFFLTPTAWWVCGAFGSAVFLYLAYLRRQTRIEEDLRRRRAQRQARSRLGVANTRDRDYEVVPARLRRPGAAVLDIDDEDPIFEHLDYAPVADPYDLPRAAGQ from the coding sequence ATGCCAAGCATCCCCCAATCTCTGCTGTGGATCTCGCTGGTCATTCTGTGGCTCTTCGTCCTGGTGCCCATGTTGATCAGCAAGCGCGATGCGGTGCGCCGGACCAGCGACGTCGCCCTGGCGACGCGAGTCCTCACCGATGGGCGTAACTCCCGGTTGATGCGGCGCGGCCCGGCGGCCGGGCATCGCAGTGATCCCGACTGGCAGGCGTTCGACGATCAGCTCGAGGACGACTTCGACGACGCTTTCGACGATCGCGAGGCCGAACTGCCCACCCGGCGGCCCGTGGTGGTGGCGGCCTCGAAGGTCTCGCCCGACGCCGACGAGGACGAACCCGACTACCTCGATGTCGATGTGATCGAGGAGGACTCCGGCGCGTTGCCCGTCGGCGCCAGTGCAGCCGAAGAACCCGGATCCGATGAGCAGCGCGTCGAGTCGGCCGCTGGGGTCGATGAAGTCGACGATGTCGAGGTGGACGCCGAGGCCGAAGGCGAGGCGGAGGCCGAGGCCGCCGAGGTCCAGGCCGAGGGCGACGATCCCGTCGACGACGTTGCCGACGACGTTGCCGAAGACATTGCCGAAGACGTTGTCGACGACATTGCCGAAGACGTTGCCGACGAGGCTGTCGACTCCCGCGACGACTCCCACGAAGGCGAGGACGGCTCCCAGGAAGACGAGGCTGCTGCCGACCAGCGGGGCGGCGAGTACGAATACGTCGACGACTCGTCCGGGCTGGAGGCGCCGGCCGACCCCGACTCGGTGGCGGCCGACCCGGTGACTCCGCCGCGGCGCCGGCGCTACGAGTCGAAGACCGCCGCTGCGGTCGCCGCGCGCAAGTACCGGTTCCGGCAGCGCATGGTGACCACCCTGGCGACTGCGATGCTGGTATCCGCGCTGGTCGCCTTCTTCCTCACGCCGACGGCGTGGTGGGTCTGCGGGGCCTTCGGTTCAGCGGTGTTCCTGTATCTGGCCTATCTGCGCCGGCAGACCCGCATCGAGGAGGATCTGCGCCGTCGCCGCGCCCAGCGGCAGGCCCGGTCCCGGCTGGGGGTGGCCAACACCCGCGATCGCGACTACGAGGTGGTGCCGGCCCGGTTACGGCGACCGGGGGCCGCGGTGCTCGACATCGACGACGAGGACCCGATCTTCGAGCATCTCGACTACGCGCCGGTCGCCGATCCCTACGATCTGCCGCGCGCGGCGGGGCAGTAG